GGAAATCTGACTATGATGAATGCTAACGCTCAGGATACTGTGAGAAGAATACCTGAGCCTGGAAAACTTGATTCCATAAATTCAAGCATTTTAAAGGAAAAAAGACTGATAGAAGTGTTTATTCCCCAGGATTACAAGCCAGGTAATGCAAGCAAGTATGATGTGTTGTATGTGCTTGACGGAGGTAACTGGAATACCGGGTTAATTAAAGAAACCCAGCATTTTTTGGAAAAGGAGGGCTATATGCCGCCGACAATAATCGTCAGTATTCTGGGGATTGACAGAAATAAAGATCTTACACCAACACAAATGAAAGGTTGGAAAACCTCGGGTGGGGCCAGTAAATTTCTGGGTTTTATTAAAGATGAACTGATTCCTTATATTAATAAAAAATATCCCTCCAATGGGGATAACACACTTTGGGGGCATTCATTGGGCGGTTTATTTGTTACCTATGCCTTGTTAAATGAACCAAAAGTTTTTAAATCATATATTGCAGTTGATCCCAGTCTATGGTGGGATAACTCTTATATCCAAAAAATTGCTGCGGATAAACTTCCCGTTTTAAATGGTTCTAATCCGGCCCTTTTTATAAGTGGCAGAGAAGGTGAGGAAGGAAAATCAATGAAGATTGACAGCATGGATAGCCTGCTTAAAAAAAGTGCTCCCGCAAGTCTGACCTGGAAAATCATTAATTATCCGGATGAAACACATAGTTCATTAAGACTAAAAGGGGTATATGATGGACTAAAGTTCTGTTATACCGGTTATAACAATGAGATTGAATTTCATCCGATGAATGGTATAGTCCTGAAAAATAAACCAATTAAAATGTGGTATTTCAGTGATACGTCAAAAGTGTATTATACGCTTGACGGAACTGAACCTACCTTACAATCAAAAAGAATGCAGCACAATTTTATGCTGACTGGTGCGGCCAGAGTCACTGATAAACATTTTACTACCCGAAGCCGCTATGATAAGGTCAGAACCGGTGATTTCGTCTATGGGGAAACTTTACGTCCTGTTTCAAAAAAAGAAAATATGAAACCAGGCGGGTTTAACTATACTTACTATGAAGGTAAATGGGAAGAATGGCCGGATTTTAAAAGCTTGAAAAATCCGGTAAAAACCGGTCTGACAGATCATGATTTTGATGTGGACAGACTTCCCCGCAAAAATAATCTTGCGCTGGTCATTGATGGATTTCTGGAAACTAAAGAGGAAGGATATTATATGTTTATACTGGACTCTGATAAGAGTTCAAAATTTTACCTTGATCATAAATTGCTGATGAAATGGGATGGCCCGGAAACTCAGTCCTGTACTTATATAGTACCATTGGCAAAAGGGTTTTATCCGGTTCGGCTGGAGTACTTTCATAAATATGAAGGTTATAAATTAAAGCTGAGTTATCTTACACCTGGAATAATAGATACCATGCAGGCTATTCCGATTCCTTCAGAACTTCAATATAGCCAGCATTAATTAACAGGCAGGGGTATATAAAAAGATTAAACTGAAATATAATAACCAGGTGATTTCTTATGATAAGAACATCACTGCTAAATGGAGAAAGTAACAGAAAAGCCTTCCGGAACTCAGACCGGAAGGCTTTTTTTGTTGCCTGTATAAATTACGCAAACGTTTGTGCAGAGGATTTAAATTTAAATCCTCTAGATTTAATTAGATAAAACCTGAATGTCTAACCAAAAATCTCTTACTGACAGTGAATTAATTGAGCTTCTTAAGCAGGAAGATCAAACTGCATTCGCTGAAATTTATGAGCGATACTGGACTGTGTTGTTTCTTCATGCCCGGAATTTGCTCCGGGATAATGATGAAGCTGCGGACATTGTTCAGGAATTGTTTGCCGGGTTGTGGTTAAAGTCTAAATCTGTCGTTCTTAGTGGTTCGCTTTCGTCCTATCTGTATAAAGCTGTTCGTAATAAGGTTTTTGATCATCTGAGGCATAAAAAGGTCATGAATGATTATCTGAAATCTATCAATGATTTTATACTGGAGGAACAGTTTGTAGCTGATGAACTGCTAAGAGAAAAAGAACTCGCCGCGATTATCGAAAATGAAATAAATGCACTCCCTGCAAAAATGCGTGAGGTATTTATACTGAGCCGAAAACAGTACTTATCCTATCAGCAGATTGCGCTCCAGCTGAATATCAGTGAGCATACGGTAAAAAGCCAGATCAGCAATGCCTTAAGAACTTTAAGAACGAAAGTAGGTGCGTCAGCTTTCCT
This portion of the Pedobacter lusitanus genome encodes:
- a CDS encoding alpha/beta hydrolase-fold protein — translated: MKLKNKKITFKVRFFLVLSLVIGNLTMMNANAQDTVRRIPEPGKLDSINSSILKEKRLIEVFIPQDYKPGNASKYDVLYVLDGGNWNTGLIKETQHFLEKEGYMPPTIIVSILGIDRNKDLTPTQMKGWKTSGGASKFLGFIKDELIPYINKKYPSNGDNTLWGHSLGGLFVTYALLNEPKVFKSYIAVDPSLWWDNSYIQKIAADKLPVLNGSNPALFISGREGEEGKSMKIDSMDSLLKKSAPASLTWKIINYPDETHSSLRLKGVYDGLKFCYTGYNNEIEFHPMNGIVLKNKPIKMWYFSDTSKVYYTLDGTEPTLQSKRMQHNFMLTGAARVTDKHFTTRSRYDKVRTGDFVYGETLRPVSKKENMKPGGFNYTYYEGKWEEWPDFKSLKNPVKTGLTDHDFDVDRLPRKNNLALVIDGFLETKEEGYYMFILDSDKSSKFYLDHKLLMKWDGPETQSCTYIVPLAKGFYPVRLEYFHKYEGYKLKLSYLTPGIIDTMQAIPIPSELQYSQH
- a CDS encoding RNA polymerase sigma factor, whose translation is MSNQKSLTDSELIELLKQEDQTAFAEIYERYWTVLFLHARNLLRDNDEAADIVQELFAGLWLKSKSVVLSGSLSSYLYKAVRNKVFDHLRHKKVMNDYLKSINDFILEEQFVADELLREKELAAIIENEINALPAKMREVFILSRKQYLSYQQIALQLNISEHTVKSQISNALRTLRTKVGASAFLIAYLMSH